The following DNA comes from Naumovozyma dairenensis CBS 421 chromosome 4, complete genome.
ATGGAAAAGTCtcattagaagaattaattCAAATCTTAGCTAACAATGCATTACAAGGAAATACATTGGAGGATCAAGATTATCAAAATGATGTGGATCAATTATTGCATTTGTTGCCTCAATTACATACTGGACTGAATATTAATCCAAGATTCGATGGAACCTTCGAGGATAGTAAAGAATTGAGTATATTTAGATTGTTCGGCATTCCATTAGTTCATGGTTGGGTTATTGATCATGATAAATATCCTGCAATTTACCATCTTTCTTATGAAGATGctcaaaatatattgacTGAAGCATCggaaattgaagaaacaaatgatgctgatgataaagataaagaatGTAACGAATAAGAAGGaaacaattggaaaaagCAAATTTGATCAAAATAATCTTAGATGAAAATAGCAACACAATTGACAGATTTGGgattacaatatatattaacaattttagaaaatgaatcatACGCAATCTTATTTAGAAATGatcatttttcaacaatttgGAAGACAAACGACgaattatattcattagtTACCGACTTGGGGTTCAAAAGACGTGAAAACATTGTTTGgcaaaaaattaaatcagTAGATGGCTCTCAAGATATTTTCTGCGATGGAATGTTTGAACCAATAAAATTCacagaagaacaagaacaagaacaagaacaaggacaagaagaagaagaagatacCTCAAGGCGAACTTTAAATGAAGAGgaaattcatcaaattgaaaatgatgaattattagcGAAACAATTgcaagaagatgaagaccACCACATCGGTAATACTcagaaggaaaaaaaaattcgaGAAAAATCAAACAGAAAACAGCAAATAAAAGTCATGTATCAATACCAAAATCGcataacaaaaaacaaaatgaacTGCGGccagaaaaaaaagtaaaaaatttgaaggaaaataatgaatctagtaattgtataataatgtgataataataacgatatAGTTTTTAgacaatttttcaaatacctcatatcattaataaaattgttgAGTTGTCTTGAAATACTTTTCCATAGAATATTTCTTGTATCCCTTTATTTTTCGCCGCGTGTATCAATCGCTCCTTTTGAAACTACATTTGAAACAACAATGACACAAACacaaatcatcatcatttttaaacaattgaaatatataagaaacAAATCAACTTTTGTCTTCAATATACCAAACTTTTTTTGTTAAGAAAAAAACGCTCCACCATTGCAAAAAATTctgcaaaaaaaaataacctATAAATAGTTATAAACTGATATTACGACAAACCTTAATCGAAATGTCtgaaacaaaagaagaaacacCAAGTATGCTACATGTGGATTCAACTGCAGTCTACAGCTCAAGTTCAACACCAAGTAATAACAAACAAAAGGAACAGATGCTTGAGCTAGAAAATATACTTATTCGTGAGGAAGAAAAAGTGAATgctaatgatgatgctaTAAATTTACCAGAACTAACGGAAGACAAACAACAAgtgaatataaaaaaacaagaaagtTCAAGCGAAGAGGTTGTTACAACGAACATCACAtcaaaagatattgaaacatTTACAGATTGTACAGAGACTGGGGAAACTCAAAAGCACAGACCATCGAGAAGATTCGACACAAAGAAAAACGAAactggaaaaaaaattgtgtCTGGTCGTTGGAAAATAAGTAAAGTTactaaagaaaagaatggtagtagtagtagtaataataaaaaattaaaaaggAGAAATTAAAACCCACTAAAGACACTAATGATCAAAATAAGGACTCTAATGCATTTTACCATGGGACTTTAATGGGTGCCTTTTTAGGAGCCACATTTACTGGCGTAATCACTCAATTGTTCAGTAAGTCAATTGGGAACTAGATATTTGATCTCGAAAAGTTTATAATTGTTACACCCTTTAGCTAGCTTATAAGTACATAAAAAAAGATGATTTTTGGTTGAATATGCTGTAGTATTAAATGcctttttaaaattatatatttaaaagtaAATCGGAAAAATGTTCTAATGCCCTATAGATATTACTAATGAGAaatgtttccttttttttaaggtatttattattgctCTCCTTTcatattactattatcCGTTTTAGTATCATACCTAGATTGTCTAGGAAGTGGTcgtttattatttctaaatgcattattatctttattattataatgtGTATTCTTGTTATTGTACCCTCTTTGATTATCAGCTTTATCACCACCAAACAATTtatctttctcttcttgaGATAATTCATATTCTAATAATCCTGAGTCACCCAACTCTTTGATGAATTCTagtaatttcaaattatccTTTGCCATTTCTCTTTGTACCAActtaatattcaaattaacTTGAGGATGGAATCTATTAACTTGATTTTGAATACTTTGAATAAATctattatctttttttgattcatttaaaatacttttctgttttttcaattcatcttctttaatcCCCATACTTGCcatatgttttattttattatttgaaatctttaataaccacattttccttctttcCTCTctccatttttcaatatcttcttcagttAATAAAGTAATTGACGTTCCAGGAATGGTTGTAGGATTGCTCTTCCCATCttttaaatcatcataatcatcatcatcatcaccatcagAATCATTGTTGCGATCGTTAGCATTGTCATTACCTAGATTAGTTACCAccactttcttctttatatttCCGGAGATAACAGGAATGAAGTTCGTTGATACTGTCACCTTTTCTCGCCCTTCCTTCGGTACAGATTCTTCAGTTTTACGTTTCTTTCCCGTAATGATGGTATTAGTTCCCTCTCCATGTTCGTTTGTCAAATCTcgtttcttattattattgtccCTAGATGAAACACGGTCAAAATTCTTACCATTGTCGTTTGTGATAACGATATGATTATGGTTTGACTTACTTTCTATagcattttctttatctgTTCTATTACTACTGCTATTAATATTGCTATCcatagtattattatacgTTATCGGATCTTCATAACTTATGGGCTCAGttcttttcatttgtttctGTATTTTTTCCACAGTtgtattttcttgattcaATATTGATTGTTCTTCCTCGTTGTTATTGTTCgcatcatcttcatcttcatcataGTTTATTGGTTCATCTCTTTTTGTACGTGTTCTTACATTTCGATTCCTAAATCTATTATCACCTGGTTGATTGAGATTCCATTGATTATCACCATTCATATAGTGTGGAGGTTGAGGTTGAGGCTGAGGTTGGAATGGAGCCCCCATTGGGGGTATCATTTGTTGGAAGGGGGAAAGAGGAGCTGTAGGAGGGAATCCTTGTAAGTTCGGATGATATGGATGATATTGATTGTTTTGGAAAGGTTGTGGACGTGGTTGATATGCTCGCATTTGTGGTAGTTGTTGATAAGAAacaacattattattgttcaaattatttattggatATTGAGAATACTGTGAAGAAGTATATGTGGATGGGTTCTGTACTTCATCAGATACTGTACCTTTATTTAATGTTCCCGATGAGGTCGGTTGAGGCAAGTTCGGTCTTACAGAtccattattaaaattgttattgttaccATAATAGaagttgttgttattgttgttattaccATAGTCCATTATATAGAGTCTTTTCTTTGCAATACtttcttaaatatttagCTGAAAAGATATATCAACTGGACATTAATTGTACTGATAAgtatttctttgttttatataatttttcatatcaGATTGAAAATTGTACTTCTATAGATTCTAACTTTAGCGtctgaaaaaaaaaaatatttcataaGGTAGCGCCTTTACCTACTATATAGAAACTAAAAGCATTTGTTTTTAGAAAGAATAATCGAAGAATgttggaaaaattatagaagAAAACACTCACGTAGATACCGTGTACCATGTTTCAGAGCTTTCCTGTCTATGTTTCAAGTTGGTAGAGCCGTTAAACTATTACTTTAGGTtgttttgttctttattTTAGTTAAGTAAAGAATAAGAACAACTTATGTGAAGGAgaatattatgaaaatgTAGGAAATTGCCATCCTGTAGGAACAATGCCTCAGCCAATGCCAAAATATAGCAATCATACCAAGAccaaacaattgaaaagatcaAAAGTTACATTTATAATTTACAACTGGTGAAACCTCATATTTAGTTTTTGTTTTACGGAGAGAGCTGATTATATGTAGTTtaattttataaatttttttttttgacaTGGTTTTTTTACAAAGGAAATTGAACTTATATAGCTTGTGAGACAACATGTGtaagaaaaagatgaagaagcaAAGTAATTCAAATCAAGTTTATTCTTAGCGCATCCGGAGATCCCGCTGAATATTAAGAGAAAAGGTAAGGAATGTTGTGTAGAGAAAAGAGGGAAGAATAATCTCGGTAGAGATACTTGAGAGATCGGGGAAATTTCAAGAGAAGTTCACAGGAAAATGAATTGTCAAATCTTCTTCGTAGAATATAATAGCTAACTCCGTTTATATtcttataatattttttccttcttttttgaaGTCCAAGTAGTAAGATCAAAACAAGTAGTATtccatttttattaatttttttttctcggtttttttttatttgaaattcttgCAAGGAtatatgatgaaaaaatcatcacTTTTGTAATTTGGCCAGACTATCTAATAGACTTTGAACATTGTTACCCGATTGATTCTGTCCCTGCTGTTGTGAATTCTGTGATGGATGTGCAGTGGGAGGAGATGTTAAAACCTTTTGATCATTGTAACTTAGCTGGTTGCTACCCGTCGGTGGAGGGTAAGCAGAAGGAATTTGCTGTTGTGAgggttgttgttgctgatGTTGTGGTGGTTGGTTTTGCATCGATTGTATTAGACCaattaattgttgttgtgttTGAggttgttgctgttgctgttgttgttgttgggcagcagataataaattagacACAACATTAGGTGGCAAGTTCTGAATTGCATTCAATAATTGCTGTTGATCCATTTGTGAATTACTGTTGTTACCTCCTAAATAAAGAAGttaattgattttgttgATTCGTTTGGACAGGTGGTGTCATTTGTACTGGTTGTACTggttgctgctgctgttgaGATAAAGGTTGCATATTAGGATTTTGATAACGCCCATACGattgattcatttgattttgaacaGGTGGAACCCCACTCATATTACCTTGATAACGACCATATCCCTGATTCATTTGATTATAATCTGattgctgttgttgtggtGCTTGAGGTATTCCATATCCTTGCTGCACATATGCAttctgttgttgctgtGGAGGTGCTTGCATACCGTATCCTGGATAATACCcttgctgttgctgttgctgttgctgttgtggTGGCGGGGGAGGACCTTGTGCAGTACCCATTGGCTGAATTGGTTGATTATATCCGTAAGCATTTTTTGCATTGTTGGGCATTGGCAATTGATGACCAGTAGGACCAGTGCCATTCTTTAGACTAGTGAAGATCGAGATTGTATCGTCTAAAGAAACGTTAATgtattcatcaaatttagTTTCACCACGTGGACCTTTATAGAATGTTTGGATATCTACATTACGGCTCTTATTGAGAAAGACTACACCCCAAACACCATCATATGCAGCATCATTGACTAATTTTCTCAAATCCATTCCTTGTCTCAAGAATATCATATCAGTTTCCAAACCTGTACtatttctaaatctttTGAAGACTTCGTTTGCATAACCACGATCTGCTACTTTCTTAACGTAAATAACGCATGCTGGAGTACGTCTTTTAGATTTCTTAGCACTACCATCTGAATACATATCTCCtccatcatcttcatctgcATTATCAAATGGACgttttgaagaagagaTGAAAGTAgtactattatttgtaCCATGATCACCATGATCGAATTGTGGACGACTATTCGAACTTGAAACTTCCAAGATCAACTTCTTACTAaaattcatttcatttgattCCAATTCTATGGCATCTTTAACACTTTGAGGgttattatattgaatgaaaCCGTAAGCgtttttgatattgatttgtaaaatatgtCCATATGGAGAGAAGATTCTAAATAAATCTTCCTTGGagacatttttcaatggtaAATTCCCAATGAAAAGTCTCGATTTTAATGGGATGTTATGCATTTCtgtaattttattttcaccACGTAAATATGCACTATATCTTTCACGTTCTTCTTGTGTCATTGGTCTAGTCAAATCTGGTCTTGGAGCCAATCTTCTCTTTTCGGCAGGCGtcaattttctttcctGTTTTTGATGTTGTTGGTTGATATTACTAGTTGTATCGTATATTTGTGATTCTACCGGTGCCGTCTCCTGTGGCATAGTTAATTTTGTAGCtggatttgaatttaacaTCGTTAAAATGGCGGTTAATTTTTGTCTTTCatctaatgatttaaaCTCTGCACGATCTAGCATCCCACTCtctataatataatttgcttgtttttgtaataaattttgatcGACGTCTGCATCtaaatttgatatatttgaacTTATTGAGGACTCAATTTTAGTGTTTTGTATTTCTTGtttgtcttcttcttcatcagaagAGGAAGACGATTCCTTTGTAGATTCAGTGGATTCATCTTCGTTATTGCTATCATTGTGTTCCaaactttctttttcatcgTCTGATTGACTTGAACCTGCATCGTTTTTCGCATTGTCatcctcctcctcctcctcctcctcatcatcatcatcaacatcttcttcattatttttatcatcattctcGCTAGCATGTTCAGACTCAGAGTCAGATTGAAGTTCAAGTACGGATTCTGCTTCATCAGCAGTATCGATGGCTTGcgttttttcttcattgtcATCTTCTTTGTATAGGTCACTTgcatcgtcatcgtcatcgtcatcgtcaccgtcatcttcatcttcatcttcatcgtctttgtcatcattattctttGGATTAGCATcagtattatcattagattCAAGAGCGTCTTCATTCGAAATCTCCTCCTTTTGATTACTTTGATTACTTTgtttaaaattttcactATTGCTATCATCTTCAAGAGTTTCTATTTGTTgatcttcattttcattctGATTATCACCCCCATCATAAGGTGTAGGAGAATACATTTGGTCTTCTGTGACTGGCATAATGCTTGTACGTATAGTATAGTGTGTAATTCTTAGTTGAATTCCTATAAGACCTTTACCagattttcttcttgtttgcTACTAATTGGTTAATGACTGGGTGGCAAAGGGACAGAAGGACTTTATTGAGGATGGTAAATGATCCTTTTAAGAAGTATAGTAGcgttaataataaatagcCTTCATTTCTCTGCTGctcattgaagaaaatttgcCCAATTTTTCGGAAACTTCTCCTTCCAGTCACATGCCTTACACGTGACTggttaaaaataaattagaGCAGGCGTTTCCTCAGGGTAATATCCATCTACAAGTCCTAAAAGTTGTTTGGAGCCGACGGGTATATTTACGAGCTAACTCACTCATTTTTAAAGAAGGGACCATTTAAGAGCAAGGATTGGTATTGGTATTATGCTCATACAAGTTCTGTTAAGGTAACGTAACATTATTTTACATTTAAATTCTCTGTATAAGTATGTAAGTCCCAATCCGTATCCTTACGTAGATACCCTCGTGTAGATGCACTTGGAATTAAAGTTAATCTCTTGATGTTTTTGTTACGGGAAGCTACACAATTAGATTAGGAATTAGTGATATTATATTGCCAAATACAGTAAAATTAATCGCCTTTAGGACAAGTTCTCAACTGACAATTCTTTAATGAAACCCTCCCTATTTCCTTATATACGTGCAAATTCATTTTAGAGAGTCTGAGAACGTTTAACAACATGTGACCACCCGCCTAGAAAGGCAAAACGGAACAACAGATATGACAGTGTTTGTTACCCTCCCTTTccttgatgaattattataattattataatatagtATCATTAGTAACGGCTCGTTTCTTCTTTCCCACACCCTGCGTCAGTTTCTCTGCCGCTCATCCCACAAACGCgcgaaaagaaaagaaaagaaaagaaaaagaaaaaaaaactcCTCGAGGGAAGAGGACCACGTTGCCGTTACCCTCGGCCGTTACCGTCGTGTCGTCGACAAcgaaaacaaaacaaaaacaaataaacaaacaacaaacaacaaacaacaaacgATGTCAACAAGATCCGTTTCTCGGCGTTTCCTCTTCCACTTCCCAAAGGTTATTTACTACATCTTACttcctttctttctttttttctcttctgTCAAGtacttttttcttttagtTTAAGCTcaaaagtatatatatatatataaaagagCCATAGAAAGAGACTAATATCACTATTGTTAAAAGACTGAACATCATCAGAATTTCAAActagaaaaaaaaacaaattaaacaagaaaaaaaatactcaCATTAACCTGTCCactcttttaattttattttcctACAAactataatatattatccAACTATTTACATTCCTTAACTGATTAACTTCATTAAATTTCCAACTATTTTACTTTCCTTTATTAACTAGAGACTCTTAAAAAGTATGTTATAAATACaagatttttttcaattttttttattccattTGCACTCCCCATTTTTTTCGTTATTATCAAGTAATTATTGCTTACATCCAAGTACACTGATTTATACAATAATGATAGTTTTCAGCTATGCTAGTATAGTTTCGCCATGGTCCATCTATCTTCTATCCACTAACGCCACTCTGTTGTGTTTTACTTTGTTGACCTCGAGGCAATTTTCTCTTTCGGTTGATTTGTGCGAGCGAGCGAGCGAGCGACAAAGCTCCTTTTTCGCGTCTCGAGCTGAAAAGTTTCTACTTTTGGTATCACCAATATGAAATCataaaatcaaaacatATACCAAAGATTAAATACAGCAAAGCAAAAAAACTAACTTGTGAATAGACATTGCATTTGATTGagtgaagaaaaaaaaatggataaaaattgttaataaaaaaagcTAACAATTTTACTAACTAAAATGTTTATTTCCAAACGTTTTCCGAAAAGATTACTTTCCTTTCctattgaaatattaaaaataaaaaataaaatgaaattttctaCTGCCACTGTTTTAGCTTACGCTTCTATTGTCGGATCCAACGTTATGGGTTCCGCTTTACCTCAAGGTCATCATATTCATAAGAGAGCTGTCGCTGTCGAATATGTCTATGAAACTGTTGTCGTCGATGTCAACGGTAAAACTTTAACCGCTGCCGCCCCACAAGAAACTGTTGCCGGTCATGTCGCTGCTATCAAGACTGCAATTTTGGctccaacaacaacatcttcttctactCCCGTTGCAGCTCCTGTTACAGATGTCCCAACAACTACTACTAACGCTGCTATTGAATCAAAGCCAACTACGACTTTAGTTGCTCCAACTTCTATTCAAACTACTACCACTTCCTCTCAAATCACCACTCAAACTTCAACTTCAACTTCCACTACCTCCACTTTGGCTCCAAAGGAAACTACCTCTACCACTTCTTCGAACAACAATGGTGGAATCTATGGTGATTTATCTCCATTCTCTGCTCCAACTGAACAATTCGTAGACGGTACTATTCCATGTGACCAATTCCCATCAGGTCAAGGTGTCATCTCAGTAGATTGGTTAGATACCAACGGATGGTCCGGTATTGAAAATACTGACAAATCTACTGGTGGCTCATGTGCTGAAGGTTCCTACTGTTCATACGCTTGTCAACCTGGTATGTCCAAGACTCAATGGCCATCTGAGCAACCTGCTGATGGTAGATCTATCGGTGGGTTACTTTGTAAGAATGGGTTCTTATACCGTTCTAATACTGATTCCAATTATTTATGTGAATGGGGTATTGAAGCTGCTGAAGTCGTCTCTGAAATTGATCAAGGTGTAGCTATTTGTAGAACTGATTACCCAGGTACTGAAAATATGGTCATTCCAACTTTCGTTGAAGCTGGTAATTCTTTACCATTAACTGTTGTGGATCAAGATTCTTATTATACTTGGAGAGGTATGAAGACCTCTGCTCAATATTATGTTAATAATGCTGGTGTTTCCGTTGAAGATGGTTGTGTTTGGGGTACTGATGGTTCCGGTGTGGGTAATTGGGCTCCATTGAATTTCGGAGCTGGTTACACTAATGGTATTGGTTATTTGTCTTTAATTCCAAATCCAAACAATAAATCTCCTTTGAATTTTAACGTTAAGATTGTTGCCGCTGATGATAACTCTGTTGTTGATGGTACTTGTTACTATGAAAATGGTAGCTTTGTTAATGGTGAAGATGGTTGTACCGTTGCTGTTAGATCTGGTAAAGCTAAATTCGTCTTATACAATTAAGATACCTCATAATTCGAAGCTGAAGCTTTATcgtttgtttatttttttcaccGAACGTAAGaaaagtaataaatttcatcatctttttgttttttgatattttttacactttgtattattattactttcatattactattactattattatactaTTAACgtttatattatttctattgAACTAAATAAATACTTTTTTCTACCTTTTAAAAAGCGTGTGCGGTTTTCATATACATTTATTCCCAAGATTGTGTAATTCGTCAGTTCAGTCCTCTAATCAACTTACATTGGCTAAGCCAACTACCATCGTCTCATTGCATTCAAACAACGGTACTAAAATACGACACTACTTCGAGATTTAATTATGATCTATAGTCCTTGAATGCATCTATTACTCATactttaaaagatttataCAGCCTTTTTGTAGAGTTTGTTTTAGTATGCatatgataaaaatatgaagaGCTTAATATGAACAATATTTACATACCtacgtatatatttatatatatctaaatGTATATTTATCTATACTCTCTTTTAATtctattcaaaaaaaataattatttccCAAGAGAATGGAAAGGGTATCATGTTGGGGGAGGATGCTTTGGGGTATGAATTAGGAAACTTACTGGTTTCTGAGGCGTtctattactattattattagaactTTGATTAGGTGATCTCATTGATCCACCTATGGAATTATTCCGTGATATTTGAGGAAGTACAGTAGCTGCACTCCTTGATCTTCGGTGCCCACCTTGTTGCCTTCTCATTGTTGCGTTCAGTTTTGGTGGCCTTCCCAGTAACGTTGTTGTGTTCGTTAAAGGTCTCTTACTCAAATCATGTTCTAAAGATTCATCGGGAAGTCGTTCTCGTATCAAACTAAATCGTTGTTGATTATTGTGTGGTACTTGTAAGAAGGAGGATGGCTGCGAGAAAGTACTTGCGGTACCAGGTAAATTCGAACTTTGAGAAGGGAAATTTTGGTTCGATtgtgaagaaaaatgagGAGGGAAAGgctgttgctgctgctgctgttgttgcggttgttgttgcggttgatattgttgatatGGTAGATACTGTTGTGGTGGAGGTCCAGGGAGCCCTGGTCTTTGTTGGTTTCCATAGTCGGTGTTCatttgttgattttgatcAAAATATCCATACGGTTGAGAAATATGAGGCTGATAAGGCTGAAACTGCTGGGGAGGAAACCATGAAGCagtttgttgttgtgaCGATATATTAGAAGGTATCTCAGAAATTGATTTATGATGACCCCTTGGACTCATGGAGCCCGTCCTGGATCTTTTATTTGGTGTGAGCGATGGTATTTTCGGTATATTCTTCACCTTCTTAGGATCTGATGCAACAAACTCCActaaattttcaatggtTCTTGCATTAAAGTCATCGGACTGGATACATTTATctattatttgattcaaaGTGTTCAAgtttgtttctttaatcttttcaatattcttcCGTTCTTTCTCTAATATTATACTGagatatttattaaaagtttcatcatcaaatgaatGGATATTAGCGATAACTTCTTGATCTATGtctaaatctttcaaaatccATCTTCTATGATCAAATGgtaatgaagataatgtCGGTTGGTGCTTCGGTATTGGAGCTTCTCCGATATTTTGATTCTTAACTGTATCCTCCTTCGGTATATTGGTATTTGTAGAATGTTCACTGTCAGCTCGTTGTTCCTTTACATTCGGATCATGTTTGGGACTTGGCGATCGCCTTGTTGTTCCTGCTGTAGACGATGATGAGGgtagattattattattattatcgtttTGACCTTCTAGTTGGcccattattatcttgataAAGCTATTTGATCTATCTATTTAGATGGCTGATAGAATTTTACTTGAACTGTCGATATGATATATAGTCTATGAAAtactgaaaaatattggtgaaaaattttaatagaCGCGTATGCTGACTTTAGCGACAGACTTCGTTTTTTGAAGGAGTTATACCTGGCGATGAAGTAAAAGATAGTTCAATGTGATAGTATTTCTCTTTGAGAACTCACCGTTATACCACTGTGTTTCGATGAAGAGCAAGTTTTTCCAAGATGTATATTTTACATAATCCTAGTATGTACTCTATAAATAGCATATTAACCGTCTAAagagatgaaaatgaaaaaaaaatggaatatataaaggaTCGAaaggaaatgaaaaaaaaatggagGAATTCTTGAAAATCTGGaagtttttttcttttctcaAATCATTCATGCAACTTGACCAAAAGGTGTAATATTGTACTGAGAAATGACTACTGGATGCACGAA
Coding sequences within:
- the NDAI0D00940 gene encoding MINDY family deubiquitinase encodes the protein MTSSLPATNTKSKPIRFDVKNIKIRDTPHKILLQNENGPCALLALINLLVLSSNEISSLGVVTKQELKKLISKDSIPITAATTTTTTTTTTTENEDGIKKKKVKNGKVSLEELIQILANNALQGNTLEDQDYQNDVDQLLHLLPQLHTGLNINPRFDGTFEDSKELSIFRLFGIPLVHGWVIDHDKYPAIYHLSYEDAQNILTEASEIEETNDADDKDKECNE
- the NDAI0D00950 gene encoding uncharacterized protein (similar to Saccharomyces cerevisiae YGL082W and YPL191C; ancestral locus Anc_6.195); translated protein: MKIATQLTDLGLQYILTILENESYAILFRNDHFSTIWKTNDELYSLVTDLGFKRRENIVWQKIKSVDGSQDIFCDGMFEPIKFTEEQEQEQEQGQEEEEDTSRRTLNEEEIHQIENDELLAKQLQEDEDHHIGNTQKEKKIREKSNRKQQIKVMYQYQNRITKNKMNCGQKKK
- the NDAI0D00960 gene encoding uncharacterized protein, whose product is MSETKEETPSMLHVDSTAVYSSSSTPSNNKQKEQMLELENILIREEEKVNANDDAINLPELTEDKQQVNIKKQESSSEEVVTTNITSKDIETFTDCTETGETQKHRPSRRFDTKKNETGKKIVSGRWKISKVTKEKNGSSSSNNKKLKRRN
- the RSA1 gene encoding Rsa1p (similar to Saccharomyces cerevisiae RSA1 (YPL193W); ancestral locus Anc_6.198) — encoded protein: MDYGNNNNNNNFYYGNNNNFNNGSVRPNLPQPTSSGTLNKGTVSDEVQNPSTYTSSQYSQYPINNLNNNNVVSYQQLPQMRAYQPRPQPFQNNQYHPYHPNLQGFPPTAPLSPFQQMIPPMGAPFQPQPQPQPPHYMNGDNQWNLNQPGDNRFRNRNVRTRTKRDEPINYDEDEDDANNNNEEEQSILNQENTTVEKIQKQMKRTEPISYEDPITYNNTMDSNINSSSNRTDKENAIESKSNHNHIVITNDNGKNFDRVSSRDNNNKKRDLTNEHGEGTNTIITGKKRKTEESVPKEGREKVTVSTNFIPVISGNIKKKVVVTNLGNDNANDRNNDSDGDDDDDYDDLKDGKSNPTTIPGTSITLLTEEDIEKWREERRKMWLLKISNNKIKHMASMGIKEDELKKQKSILNESKKDNRFIQSIQNQVNRFHPQVNLNIKLVQREMAKDNLKLLEFIKELGDSGLLEYELSQEEKDKLFGGDKADNQRGYNNKNTHYNNKDNNAFRNNKRPLPRQSRYDTKTDNSNMKGEQ
- the NAB3 gene encoding Nab3p (similar to Saccharomyces cerevisiae NAB3 (YPL190C); ancestral locus Anc_6.193) is translated as MPVTEDQMYSPTPYDGGDNQNENEDQQIETLEDDSNSENFKQSNQSNQKEEISNEDALESNDNTDANPKNNDDKDDEDEDEDDGDDDDDDDDASDLYKEDDNEEKTQAIDTADEAESVLELQSDSESEHASENDDKNNEEDVDDDDEEEEEEEDDNAKNDAGSSQSDDEKESLEHNDSNNEDESTESTKESSSSSDEEEDKQEIQNTKIESSISSNISNLDADVDQNLLQKQANYIIESGMLDRAEFKSLDERQKLTAILTMLNSNPATKLTMPQETAPVESQIYDTTSNINQQHQKQERKLTPAEKRRLAPRPDLTRPMTQEERERYSAYLRGENKITEMHNIPLKSRLFIGNLPLKNVSKEDLFRIFSPYGHILQINIKNAYGFIQYNNPQSVKDAIELESNEMNFSKKLILEVSSSNSRPQFDHGDHGTNNSTTFISSSKRPFDNADEDDGGDMYSDGSAKKSKRRTPACVIYVKKVADRGYANEVFKRFRNSTGLETDMIFLRQGMDLRKLVNDAAYDGVWGVVFLNKSRNVDIQTFYKGPRGETKFDEYINVSLDDTISIFTSLKNGTGPTGHQLPMPNNAKNAYGYNQPIQPMGTAQGPPPPPQQQQQQQQQGYYPGYGMQAPPQQQQNAYVQQGYGIPQAPQQQQSDYNQMNQGYGRYQGNMSGVPPVQNQMNQSYGRYQNPNMQPLSQQQQQPVQPVQMTPPVQTNQQNQLTSLFRR
- the SUN4 gene encoding putative glucosidase SUN4 (similar to Saccharomyces cerevisiae SIM1 (YIL123W) and SUN4 (YNL066W); ancestral locus Anc_2.239), with the translated sequence MFISKRFPKRLLSFPIEILKIKNKMKFSTATVLAYASIVGSNVMGSALPQGHHIHKRAVAVEYVYETVVVDVNGKTLTAAAPQETVAGHVAAIKTAILAPTTTSSSTPVAAPVTDVPTTTTNAAIESKPTTTLVAPTSIQTTTTSSQITTQTSTSTSTTSTLAPKETTSTTSSNNNGGIYGDLSPFSAPTEQFVDGTIPCDQFPSGQGVISVDWLDTNGWSGIENTDKSTGGSCAEGSYCSYACQPGMSKTQWPSEQPADGRSIGGLLCKNGFLYRSNTDSNYLCEWGIEAAEVVSEIDQGVAICRTDYPGTENMVIPTFVEAGNSLPLTVVDQDSYYTWRGMKTSAQYYVNNAGVSVEDGCVWGTDGSGVGNWAPLNFGAGYTNGIGYLSLIPNPNNKSPLNFNVKIVAADDNSVVDGTCYYENGSFVNGEDGCTVAVRSGKAKFVLYN